In Chloroflexota bacterium, a single genomic region encodes these proteins:
- a CDS encoding DUF1116 domain-containing protein: MEKDIHQRIQEANKRAFDIFVQGQPVWVGVKPAIEAIPGMKKNLLLHTGPPIEIDRMVPAQRDGVIGGILFEGLAKTRQEALEMVRRGEIELAPGLDYGVPGGGMAPTTASMPIQVARDLAHGTESYTTIQEGPSSEALRWGIYNEVVEERWAWFKGVLGPALDTALRETGGVNLRNVIARSLHMGDENHSRELGSTLLIFAELTPHLAQLDLEKAELVRCLDFLIKAERFALHVLMAGCNAVLQAAKGIDYCTVVTGMGGNGIEVGIKVSSLGEEWFTAPAPLIQGNYLNPSWTIEDTVPFSGDSCVVEAMGLGGLAAAASPAVTLLTGSTVQEAISRTRLMREITIGMNPNYQIPILNFEGTPTCIDIIKVLEKGIEPQSHAGIIHKRGGQAGAGVASIPMECFRKAFLSFAQKYALEEL, translated from the coding sequence ATGGAAAAGGACATCCACCAAAGGATCCAAGAAGCGAACAAGAGGGCCTTCGATATTTTTGTCCAGGGCCAACCAGTATGGGTTGGGGTGAAACCAGCGATCGAAGCTATTCCGGGCATGAAGAAAAACCTACTCTTACACACTGGACCACCCATTGAGATCGATAGGATGGTACCAGCCCAACGGGATGGGGTCATTGGCGGCATCCTCTTTGAGGGCCTAGCCAAAACAAGGCAGGAGGCCCTGGAGATGGTGCGGCGGGGTGAGATAGAATTAGCGCCGGGGCTAGATTACGGGGTACCGGGAGGTGGGATGGCTCCTACTACTGCCTCCATGCCTATTCAAGTAGCCAGGGATTTGGCCCACGGGACAGAGTCTTATACCACCATCCAAGAGGGGCCTTCTTCTGAAGCCCTGCGCTGGGGCATTTACAATGAGGTGGTGGAAGAGCGCTGGGCCTGGTTCAAGGGAGTGCTAGGACCAGCTCTGGACACTGCCCTTAGAGAAACGGGTGGGGTCAATCTGAGAAATGTCATCGCGCGCTCTTTACACATGGGCGATGAGAACCACAGTCGCGAGCTCGGCTCAACCCTTCTCATCTTCGCTGAACTCACACCTCATCTGGCTCAACTAGATCTTGAAAAAGCAGAGCTAGTCCGTTGTCTGGATTTCTTGATCAAGGCCGAACGCTTCGCTCTGCACGTCCTGATGGCCGGCTGTAATGCTGTACTTCAGGCTGCCAAGGGGATCGACTACTGTACGGTAGTCACAGGGATGGGTGGCAACGGGATTGAGGTCGGCATCAAAGTGAGCAGCCTCGGAGAAGAATGGTTCACCGCGCCAGCCCCGCTGATCCAAGGGAACTATCTCAACCCCAGTTGGACGATCGAAGACACCGTCCCCTTCTCCGGCGACAGCTGCGTGGTAGAGGCGATGGGACTCGGCGGTCTAGCGGCAGCGGCCTCGCCAGCAGTAACCCTCCTCACTGGCAGCACGGTGCAGGAAGCCATCAGCCGAACGCGACTGATGAGGGAGATAACCATAGGAATGAACCCCAATTACCAGATACCAATCCTTAACTTCGAGGGGACACCGACATGCATTGATATCATTAAGGTCCTGGAAAAGGGTATCGAGCCTCAAAGCCACGCTGGTATCATCCACAAGCGAGGTGGGCAGGCCGGGGCTGGCGTAGCCAGCATACCAATGGAGTGCTTCAGGAAAGCCTTCCTCAGCTTCGCCCAAAAATACGCGCTGGAGGAGCTATGA
- a CDS encoding FAD-dependent oxidoreductase: MKRQVSSTDVLIIGGGTAALRAALAAAESNVRVTILTKGPASLGIVGLNACLAESGDSPADFFSDTVLSGEFINNPRLVAILATESTQQVQFLEEIGVPLKKANGTYAPRLTAGNNRPRTLYYTDQTGPRIVDCLQQQLQEHGVTIHSGTTVVSLLMGDGQVKGALAINPQEQTIHAFSAKATILATGGIGGIYAFSTNPPRLSGDGYALAYSAGAELIDMEFVQFEPFVIITPAECRGFSVSFLFSEGAAVYNGQREDFLPNYRDRCKGIGKDVLARSVYTQIQEGRATPNGGVFFDLTNSSLEKHPRFLAICRAGGLDPKTIPLEVAPAQHYMMGGIRINEYTMTSIPGLFTAGEVAGGIHGANRLAGNSGTDVLVFGHRAGHYAAAYALRTAEPKLSPEELDKHWNQIVRSISPQEERTWPIGSILSRLRQIMWTKVGLVRERGGLEQAIQEIKTLAAKCASLQPTNLGEWLSLFEGKNALLVGEMIAKAALLRQESRGAHYRHDYPQRDDLSWLRNIAISRGDAGMTITYLLPSLERQGWPKSSPPLSRG, encoded by the coding sequence ATGAAAAGGCAAGTATCATCAACGGATGTATTGATCATCGGTGGGGGTACAGCTGCTCTACGAGCAGCGCTAGCGGCTGCCGAGAGCAACGTTAGGGTTACTATACTGACGAAGGGCCCGGCCAGCTTGGGTATAGTCGGCCTAAACGCTTGTCTCGCTGAGTCCGGCGATAGCCCAGCTGACTTCTTCAGTGATACCGTATTAAGTGGCGAATTTATCAATAATCCACGCCTGGTGGCCATCCTTGCCACCGAATCCACTCAGCAAGTCCAGTTCTTAGAAGAGATCGGTGTACCCTTGAAGAAGGCCAACGGCACCTATGCCCCTCGCCTGACAGCAGGCAACAATCGTCCGCGAACCCTCTATTATACTGATCAAACGGGACCAAGGATCGTTGATTGCTTGCAACAGCAGCTGCAAGAACACGGGGTGACGATACACTCTGGAACGACTGTTGTATCCCTACTAATGGGCGATGGCCAAGTCAAAGGCGCCTTAGCCATCAACCCTCAGGAGCAAACCATCCATGCTTTTTCGGCGAAGGCGACGATCCTGGCAACAGGAGGCATAGGCGGCATCTATGCCTTTAGCACTAATCCCCCTAGGCTTAGCGGTGATGGATACGCTTTGGCCTATAGTGCGGGGGCGGAATTGATCGATATGGAGTTTGTCCAATTCGAGCCTTTCGTCATCATCACCCCAGCGGAGTGTCGTGGATTTAGCGTCTCCTTCCTCTTTTCAGAGGGTGCCGCCGTTTACAACGGACAACGAGAGGACTTCCTCCCTAATTATAGGGACAGATGTAAAGGCATTGGCAAGGATGTACTAGCCAGGTCTGTCTATACCCAAATACAAGAGGGCAGGGCGACACCAAACGGGGGCGTATTCTTTGATCTCACCAACAGTTCCCTAGAAAAACACCCTCGCTTCCTGGCCATTTGCCGGGCAGGAGGCCTGGATCCAAAGACCATACCCCTCGAGGTCGCTCCCGCTCAACATTATATGATGGGAGGCATACGTATCAACGAGTACACTATGACCTCTATTCCCGGCCTCTTCACCGCGGGTGAGGTGGCAGGAGGCATACATGGAGCAAACCGACTAGCGGGCAATTCCGGCACGGACGTATTAGTCTTCGGTCACCGTGCCGGCCACTACGCGGCTGCATATGCCTTAAGGACAGCCGAGCCAAAACTCAGCCCAGAGGAGTTGGACAAACACTGGAACCAGATCGTGCGGTCGATATCTCCCCAAGAGGAGCGCACCTGGCCTATTGGGTCGATCTTATCTAGGCTCAGGCAAATTATGTGGACTAAAGTTGGCTTGGTTAGAGAACGAGGAGGATTAGAGCAAGCGATACAAGAGATCAAAACTTTGGCCGCAAAATGCGCTAGCCTTCAGCCCACCAATTTGGGGGAATGGTTATCCCTCTTTGAGGGCAAAAATGCCCTCCTGGTAGGAGAAATGATCGCCAAAGCCGCCCTGCTTCGCCAGGAGAGCCGTGGGGCCCACTATCGTCATGACTATCCTCAACGAGACGACCTATCATGGTTGAGAAATATTGCCATCTCAAGAGGAGACGCTGGCATGACTATAACCTATTTACTACCATCCCTGGAGCGACAAGGCTGGCCAAAATCTTCACCGCCTTTATCTAGGGGGTAG
- the fdrA gene encoding acyl-CoA synthetase FdrA translates to MIIKSLIRRNEYRDSVILMNASKRIRAIEGIAEALVVIGTDTNKDMLKELGLLTPEAKAATANDMIVAMRVTAEDIAREILNNIDEYLVRRDIEQEVESYHSLDAAFQALPEANLAIISVPGEFAAAEARKALRRGLHVLIFSDNVPLEDEVATKQLAKEKGLLVMGPDCGVANINGVALALASIVGPGPIGIVGASGSGIQEVAALIERAGLGISQAIGSGGRDLHEVVGGATMLQGLEALDEDEETRVIVLIAKPPAPSVAQLILDRVRHCRKPVVVNFLGGAMEPIIAAGAYPAATLDDAAFVAVNLIEGSVPQKRCFSLPETEITKIITEEAYKFKANQKYLRGLFGGGTFCLQAQLILKDIIGPIYSNAPLYPHLRLKNSQESQGHSLIDLGDEEFTRGRPHPVLDPTPYRIRLAREAQDPEVAVLLLDVILGPAVHPDPAGFLASCLTEARDDARQEGRHLTVVASVCGTKRDPQNLEIQEEKLREAGVIVTPSSAQAAHLAGLIIRAAQRDG, encoded by the coding sequence ATGATCATTAAATCCCTTATTCGTCGAAATGAATATCGTGACTCCGTGATCTTGATGAACGCCTCTAAGAGGATCCGTGCCATCGAGGGGATCGCCGAGGCTTTAGTAGTTATAGGTACTGATACCAATAAGGACATGTTAAAGGAGCTCGGCCTCCTCACCCCAGAAGCAAAAGCGGCCACGGCCAATGACATGATCGTGGCCATGCGGGTAACCGCTGAAGACATCGCCCGGGAGATCCTGAACAACATCGACGAATACCTCGTTCGAAGGGATATCGAACAAGAGGTTGAATCGTATCACTCTCTCGATGCGGCCTTCCAAGCGCTGCCCGAGGCCAATTTGGCCATCATCTCAGTACCGGGTGAGTTCGCTGCCGCCGAGGCCCGCAAGGCCCTGCGTCGTGGTTTGCACGTACTTATCTTCAGTGATAACGTGCCCCTGGAGGATGAGGTGGCCACAAAGCAGCTGGCCAAGGAGAAAGGTCTCCTGGTTATGGGGCCTGATTGCGGCGTCGCTAACATCAACGGTGTAGCCTTAGCCTTGGCCAGCATCGTCGGCCCTGGTCCTATCGGGATCGTCGGTGCTTCAGGCAGTGGTATCCAAGAAGTGGCCGCCTTGATCGAGCGCGCCGGACTAGGAATCTCCCAAGCCATCGGCAGCGGTGGCCGTGATCTCCATGAAGTGGTTGGCGGAGCGACGATGCTTCAAGGGCTAGAGGCCCTGGACGAGGATGAGGAGACCAGAGTCATCGTCTTGATCGCCAAGCCACCGGCTCCATCGGTGGCTCAGCTGATCTTGGATCGAGTCCGACACTGCCGAAAGCCAGTGGTAGTGAATTTCTTGGGTGGCGCAATGGAGCCGATCATAGCCGCCGGGGCCTATCCAGCAGCCACCTTGGACGATGCCGCCTTCGTTGCCGTCAATCTAATCGAGGGCAGCGTCCCCCAAAAGCGATGCTTCTCATTGCCGGAGACGGAGATCACCAAAATCATCACCGAGGAGGCATACAAGTTCAAGGCAAACCAGAAGTATCTCCGTGGACTGTTTGGCGGCGGCACATTCTGCCTGCAAGCGCAGCTCATCCTGAAAGATATCATCGGCCCTATCTATTCCAACGCACCTCTATACCCCCACCTACGCCTTAAGAATTCTCAGGAGAGCCAGGGGCACAGCCTGATCGATCTTGGTGACGAAGAATTTACGCGCGGACGACCCCATCCTGTGCTCGACCCTACCCCCTACCGCATACGCCTGGCCAGAGAGGCACAAGATCCAGAAGTGGCCGTCCTGTTACTTGATGTCATCCTGGGACCGGCCGTCCATCCCGACCCAGCCGGGTTTCTGGCCAGTTGTCTCACCGAAGCAAGGGATGACGCTCGTCAGGAAGGGAGACATCTAACGGTAGTGGCCTCAGTGTGTGGCACAAAACGTGATCCCCAGAATCTGGAAATCCAGGAGGAGAAGCTGCGTGAGGCAGGGGTTATCGTGACGCCCAGTAGCGCACAAGCAGCACATTTGGCCGGACTGATCATCAGAGCCGCCCAGAGAGATGGCTAA
- a CDS encoding sugar ABC transporter substrate-binding protein, producing MSEINRLMDQLTQRRISRREFIIRTTALGLSASSIAALLSACAPAAPATPTPTKPAVLTPVAVATPVPTPPPKEVKLTFWTWQKHDEELAKGFMAKNPNIKIETTVGGPWDLQDKLVAALAAGMGAPDISRVVMRMFYKFSGPGRGMLDITDRAAPFKKDIPEHLLSLMTVGDRIYGLPSENNLCGLFYRKDIFDKYGFKAPETWDEFIQIGKTLREKENIAMLPLWIPGGFWGSDHYRMYLQSRGGNIFDKGNKIIENNKLAKETLRWYYDLKAKHNIGWLTQLFKPEFYAGMNANAFVTWPMNSGDIVSMKRNCAGLSGKWARTPFPLWAKDAPKYNAELGSSGVAIPAQTKYPEEAWKFVQFYAVSLEGQTLLWEKGNQIPSYKPAFESKEVIDKPDPYFGGGTLRDFLRDRATPIFNYLGWAEVSVILGEEIDSMWAGKQEPEQAWDNVEKRIKEKGIGR from the coding sequence ATGAGCGAGATCAATCGACTGATGGATCAACTGACCCAGAGGAGAATAAGTCGCCGGGAGTTCATTATTCGGACTACAGCTTTAGGTCTCTCTGCCTCAAGCATAGCTGCCCTTCTCTCTGCCTGTGCTCCCGCGGCGCCAGCGACGCCGACACCTACCAAACCAGCCGTACTAACCCCTGTAGCCGTAGCTACGCCCGTACCCACGCCTCCCCCCAAAGAGGTGAAGCTGACCTTTTGGACCTGGCAGAAGCACGACGAGGAGCTAGCCAAGGGCTTCATGGCCAAGAACCCCAACATCAAGATTGAAACCACCGTGGGTGGGCCGTGGGATCTACAGGATAAGCTTGTAGCCGCCCTAGCGGCGGGCATGGGAGCACCGGATATTTCCCGAGTAGTGATGCGGATGTTCTACAAATTCTCCGGCCCGGGCAGGGGCATGCTGGATATCACTGATCGCGCTGCCCCATTCAAGAAAGACATCCCAGAACACCTGTTGAGTCTCATGACCGTTGGAGACCGTATCTACGGACTTCCTTCGGAGAATAACCTCTGCGGGCTATTCTACCGCAAGGATATCTTCGATAAATACGGGTTCAAAGCGCCAGAGACCTGGGATGAGTTCATCCAAATCGGTAAGACGCTGCGCGAGAAAGAGAATATAGCCATGCTTCCCCTTTGGATTCCGGGCGGCTTTTGGGGTTCTGATCACTACCGCATGTACCTGCAATCGCGCGGGGGCAATATCTTCGACAAAGGTAACAAGATCATTGAGAACAACAAGCTGGCCAAGGAGACGTTGCGTTGGTACTATGACCTAAAGGCCAAACACAATATTGGCTGGCTCACTCAGCTCTTTAAGCCAGAGTTTTACGCCGGCATGAATGCCAACGCCTTCGTTACCTGGCCGATGAACTCCGGCGATATCGTCTCAATGAAGAGAAACTGTGCGGGACTCTCTGGAAAATGGGCTAGGACACCCTTCCCACTATGGGCGAAAGATGCCCCTAAGTACAACGCCGAGCTAGGTTCGTCGGGGGTAGCTATACCGGCTCAGACCAAGTACCCAGAGGAAGCTTGGAAATTTGTCCAGTTCTACGCCGTTTCCCTGGAAGGACAGACCCTACTCTGGGAAAAGGGGAATCAGATCCCCTCTTACAAGCCAGCCTTTGAGAGCAAGGAGGTCATAGACAAACCCGATCCCTACTTCGGTGGTGGCACCCTTCGTGATTTCCTTCGCGATCGTGCCACACCTATCTTTAACTATCTGGGTTGGGCTGAGGTATCAGTGATACTGGGCGAGGAGATCGACTCCATGTGGGCCGGGAAGCAAGAGCCAGAACAAGCCTGGGATAATGTGGAGAAACGGATCAAGGAAAAGGGCATTGGAAGATAG
- a CDS encoding C45 family peptidase — MELLTLSGSPYERGYTYGSHFATITAELVEKNRLSLQNLVEKKGLTPLSDERFANLVRKGLPYAMGYASDLVEEVRGIASGAGLEFEQVFGLNYFLDLFDLTYPQSSTELLFGCTTFAAAHSATADNGVYLGQNYDLRGLFQKGILLIRLNTAPNLTTMLFTIAGLVGCAGMNSAGLGIVINNLTPSDSHPGVPYTFVLRKALEQRTMADAINVIISSRRASGINYLLADANGEILSLETTATKAEIIYALEEYVGHTNHYVHPRLLPYDAPSRPYNGDSYVRWSRINKLLRQRRGHITLQDLMSFAKDHVGYPQSICRHPLPGLSELQTGNTISSMIMDLRRLSLWITTGNPCQNAYERHNLEPVT, encoded by the coding sequence ATGGAGCTGCTCACCCTTAGCGGTTCACCCTACGAGCGCGGCTATACTTACGGATCGCATTTTGCGACCATAACCGCAGAATTGGTGGAGAAGAACAGGCTCAGCTTACAGAACCTGGTAGAGAAGAAGGGGCTTACCCCTCTTTCCGATGAGCGGTTTGCTAATCTGGTACGTAAGGGTTTGCCTTACGCTATGGGATACGCCTCAGATTTAGTCGAGGAGGTAAGGGGTATAGCCTCAGGAGCAGGGCTAGAATTTGAGCAAGTGTTTGGCCTAAACTATTTCCTTGATCTCTTTGATCTCACCTACCCTCAATCGTCTACCGAGTTGCTCTTCGGCTGCACCACCTTCGCTGCGGCCCATTCGGCAACAGCTGATAATGGGGTTTACCTAGGACAGAACTACGATCTGCGCGGACTATTCCAAAAAGGTATCCTCCTTATCAGGCTAAATACAGCACCAAACCTCACCACTATGCTTTTCACCATCGCTGGCCTCGTTGGCTGCGCGGGGATGAATTCGGCTGGATTAGGCATCGTAATCAACAATCTGACACCCTCCGATAGCCATCCCGGTGTGCCATACACTTTCGTACTGCGCAAAGCCCTGGAACAGAGGACCATGGCCGACGCCATAAACGTCATTATATCCAGCCGGCGCGCCTCAGGCATCAATTACCTCTTGGCCGATGCCAATGGGGAGATCTTAAGCCTGGAAACGACGGCTACCAAAGCCGAGATAATCTACGCCTTGGAGGAATACGTGGGGCATACCAACCACTATGTTCATCCACGCCTTTTGCCCTATGATGCCCCCAGCCGACCCTATAACGGTGATAGCTACGTGCGCTGGAGCAGAATCAACAAGCTGTTACGACAACGCCGCGGCCATATCACCCTGCAGGATCTAATGAGCTTCGCTAAAGACCATGTTGGTTATCCTCAGTCAATCTGTCGCCACCCACTGCCAGGACTATCCGAGCTTCAGACAGGGAATACGATCTCCTCCATGATTATGGATTTGCGCCGGCTGTCGCTGTGGATCACTACAGGCAATCCTTGTCAAAATGCTTACGAAAGGCATAACTTAGAACCAGTAACGTAA
- a CDS encoding acetate kinase produces MKILVANVGSTSFKYQLIEMEGEQTLAIGKVERIGSAKAPLSHQVAGMPAVIQEIDAPDHTAAIKQVLALLCDPRAGCIADLSQLSAVGFKAVHAGCLSGAVLVTDEVITAMEEYNDVAPAHNPPYIAAMCIFQSLIPQTPLVALFETAFHTSMPAHAYTYGLPYEWYEKYGVRRYGFHGASFRYICERVPQILGVPKEGLRLIACHLGGSSSICAIQDGRSIDTSMGFSPQAGVSMSTRCGDIDPFVIPYIMERKGLTTREIRECLIKRGGLLGISGLSGDVRDLEEAARSGDQRAALALDVFVYEIKKYIGAYAAALSGVDALAFAGGIGENSVEVRRRVCSGLEFLGIRLDPQKNNCRRVEAIISRDGARVKVLVVPTNEEIIVARETARLVGILQEPRRK; encoded by the coding sequence ATGAAGATACTGGTAGCCAACGTGGGAAGCACATCATTCAAGTATCAATTGATCGAGATGGAGGGGGAGCAAACCCTGGCCATAGGCAAGGTTGAGCGCATTGGCAGCGCCAAGGCCCCCTTAAGCCATCAGGTTGCTGGGATGCCCGCTGTAATCCAGGAGATAGATGCCCCTGACCATACGGCAGCCATCAAGCAGGTCCTGGCTTTACTCTGTGATCCCAGAGCAGGTTGTATTGCTGACCTCAGCCAGCTCAGCGCTGTTGGATTCAAAGCCGTTCACGCCGGCTGTCTCAGCGGCGCCGTCCTGGTTACTGATGAGGTCATCACTGCTATGGAGGAGTATAACGACGTGGCTCCAGCCCACAACCCGCCATACATTGCCGCCATGTGCATCTTCCAAAGTCTTATCCCCCAGACGCCTTTAGTAGCCCTTTTCGAAACGGCCTTTCATACCTCGATGCCTGCGCACGCTTATACCTATGGACTCCCCTACGAGTGGTATGAGAAGTATGGCGTACGTCGTTACGGCTTCCATGGCGCTTCCTTCCGCTATATATGCGAAAGGGTGCCCCAAATTCTGGGGGTACCCAAAGAAGGACTACGCCTCATCGCCTGTCATTTAGGGGGTAGCTCCTCGATCTGCGCTATACAGGATGGCCGATCGATCGATACTAGTATGGGCTTCTCGCCTCAGGCCGGGGTCTCTATGTCAACGCGCTGTGGTGACATCGACCCCTTCGTTATTCCATATATCATGGAGAGGAAAGGACTAACCACAAGGGAGATCCGCGAGTGTCTCATCAAGCGAGGGGGGCTTTTGGGCATATCAGGGCTTAGCGGCGACGTAAGAGACCTGGAGGAAGCAGCCAGGAGTGGCGACCAACGCGCCGCGCTAGCCCTCGACGTTTTTGTCTATGAGATCAAGAAATACATTGGGGCTTATGCGGCGGCCCTGAGCGGTGTGGATGCTCTGGCCTTCGCTGGGGGCATCGGCGAGAACAGTGTTGAGGTGCGTCGCAGAGTCTGTAGTGGACTGGAATTTCTGGGGATACGACTTGACCCCCAGAAGAACAATTGTCGTCGGGTCGAGGCCATCATTTCCAGAGATGGGGCCAGAGTGAAGGTATTGGTGGTTCCCACCAATGAGGAGATCATCGTAGCCAGAGAGACCGCCCGCCTGGTAGGTATCCTGCAGGAGCCAAGGAGGAAGTGA
- a CDS encoding fdrA domain protein has translation MSNEIKKLCKARVKVINIGVRTLAASLKQQGVETAHVDWHPPAGGDLRIAKLLEKLHQDSSRPYPNEHTEKGR, from the coding sequence ATGTCCAATGAGATCAAAAAGCTATGCAAGGCCAGGGTCAAGGTGATCAACATTGGGGTGAGAACACTGGCCGCTTCCCTAAAGCAACAGGGGGTAGAGACGGCTCACGTTGACTGGCACCCACCAGCCGGAGGTGACCTCAGGATAGCCAAGCTATTAGAGAAGCTACACCAAGATTCATCTAGGCCCTATCCCAATGAACATACGGAAAAGGGAAGATAA